In Amycolatopsis coloradensis, one genomic interval encodes:
- a CDS encoding TIGR04222 domain-containing membrane protein has translation MNEPWGISGPAFAWLYGVCALLPVVLAVAHERWLRRDTGARAVPGLYPLAALADGADRVTDTAVAGLLERNFLRPDGRGLLHPIRPVPADPFERAVVSLVPGNGIDLRELRSRMARHEAVRELRADLERRGLLVPETRRRRGWQYAIAAYVAVFALGIARLANAIPLKRPAGALVVLVIVVAGAIGLVVWRQRPDRTGRATAAGGLALHYGDWDRGLGRTTAGQVALHGLRAFPDQVVAATLTKTGGTKAGVFARTASTCGGGASYAVGSSCGGGASSCGGGSSCGGGGGGGCGG, from the coding sequence ATGAACGAACCTTGGGGAATCTCCGGACCGGCTTTCGCCTGGCTGTACGGGGTCTGTGCCCTACTGCCGGTCGTGCTCGCCGTGGCGCACGAACGGTGGCTGCGTCGTGACACCGGGGCCAGGGCGGTGCCCGGCCTCTACCCCCTGGCCGCGCTGGCGGACGGCGCGGATCGGGTCACCGACACCGCCGTCGCCGGTCTGCTCGAACGGAACTTCCTGCGGCCCGACGGCCGGGGCCTCCTGCACCCGATCAGGCCGGTCCCGGCCGATCCGTTCGAGCGCGCGGTCGTCTCGCTCGTGCCCGGCAACGGAATCGACCTTCGCGAGCTGCGCTCCAGGATGGCCCGGCACGAGGCCGTCCGGGAACTGCGTGCCGATCTGGAGCGGCGGGGCCTGCTCGTTCCCGAAACCCGTCGCCGGAGGGGCTGGCAGTACGCGATCGCCGCGTACGTGGCCGTCTTCGCGCTGGGGATCGCGAGGCTGGCGAACGCCATACCGCTGAAGCGGCCGGCCGGCGCCCTCGTCGTCCTGGTCATCGTCGTGGCAGGCGCGATCGGCCTGGTCGTGTGGCGGCAACGGCCGGACCGCACGGGCCGGGCGACGGCCGCCGGTGGCCTGGCACTCCACTACGGCGACTGGGACCGCGGGCTGGGGCGCACCACGGCCGGGCAGGTGGCCCTCCACGGGTTGCGGGCCTTCCCCGACCAGGTCGTCGCGGCCACGTTGACCAAGACCGGCGGCACGAAGGCCGGCGTGTTCGCCCGCACGGCGAGTACCTGCGGCGGTGGCGCGTCGTACGCCGTAGGTTCGTCGTGCGGCGGTGGAGCGTCGTCCTGCGGCGGGGGTTCTTCCTGTGGTGGTGGCGGCGGAGGTGGTTGCGGTGGCTGA
- a CDS encoding TIGR04222 domain-containing membrane protein produces MAEQIVVVLGVLPLLVALAGTRWLRNRPHGGEPLRTIHQVAYLAGGPDRVTDTAVAAALERQVVRLDKAGVLRRSSARPADPFAFAVSEALPKVGIGRVRGPLRASEPMRSLRAELLADGLALPEGRLHLVWRAALLAQLVLVVLGMAMLLRAVVVTGQAALLAGSSLIVATTAFAVTLCLDRAHRETWTTKAGELALSRAREDPGLVTGVTGAVALGGLAAHPDRRLTRSLLLTPSRARDRTTVTACGSYDGPTTVVDDSPG; encoded by the coding sequence GTGGCTGAACAGATCGTGGTCGTGCTCGGGGTGCTTCCACTCCTCGTGGCGCTGGCGGGTACCCGATGGCTGCGGAATCGACCTCACGGCGGGGAACCGTTACGGACGATCCATCAGGTCGCCTACCTCGCCGGCGGCCCCGACCGGGTCACGGACACGGCCGTCGCGGCCGCTCTCGAACGGCAGGTGGTCCGCCTCGACAAGGCCGGCGTCCTGCGCCGGTCTTCCGCCCGGCCCGCCGATCCGTTCGCGTTCGCGGTGTCCGAGGCGCTGCCGAAGGTGGGGATCGGGAGGGTGCGCGGTCCGCTGCGCGCGTCGGAACCGATGCGCTCACTGCGGGCGGAACTGCTCGCCGACGGACTGGCCTTGCCGGAAGGCCGCCTGCACCTCGTCTGGCGTGCGGCCCTTCTCGCGCAACTCGTGCTCGTCGTGCTGGGAATGGCGATGCTTCTCCGGGCCGTCGTGGTCACCGGGCAGGCCGCGCTGCTCGCCGGGAGCTCGCTGATCGTCGCGACGACGGCATTCGCCGTCACCCTCTGCCTCGATCGGGCACACCGCGAGACGTGGACGACGAAAGCGGGCGAGCTGGCGCTTTCCCGGGCGCGCGAGGACCCAGGGCTCGTCACCGGAGTGACGGGCGCGGTGGCGCTGGGCGGTCTCGCCGCGCATCCGGATCGACGGCTCACGCGGAGCCTGCTCCTGACGCCATCTCGCGCCCGCGACCGAACCACGGTCACCGCCTGCGGCTCCTATGACGGTCCAACGACCGTCGTGGACGATTCGCCCGGCTGA